The following proteins are co-located in the Verrucomicrobiota bacterium genome:
- a CDS encoding DUF72 domain-containing protein, producing the protein MRDGLPAGYTGKVCVGTSGWIYKDWAKSFYPPGFPVKNRFSFYAGRFPTVEINASFYRLPTEAAFVHWREQAPPGFVYSVKASRAVTHYKRLLPGAKSFDLLMERSRQLNGRLGPILWQLPGSMRKDLNRLQNFLQTLPRDLPHAMEFRDPSWLDADTFALLREAGVAQVSVSSLRMPACHELTAGFAYVRFHGLEGGAAHDYTEEELQPWAEFLRDCARRGLTGFAYFNNDVNTRAPQNALLLMKMLGEWSMPPACSRTD; encoded by the coding sequence GTGAGGGATGGCCTTCCAGCAGGGTACACCGGCAAGGTCTGCGTAGGAACCAGCGGCTGGATCTACAAGGATTGGGCGAAATCGTTTTACCCGCCGGGGTTTCCGGTCAAAAATCGGTTCTCCTTTTACGCGGGCCGATTCCCGACGGTGGAGATCAACGCGTCATTTTACCGGCTGCCGACGGAGGCGGCATTCGTTCATTGGCGAGAACAGGCGCCCCCCGGTTTTGTGTATAGCGTCAAGGCCAGCCGGGCAGTCACGCATTACAAACGCCTGCTGCCCGGCGCCAAATCGTTCGACCTGTTGATGGAGCGTAGCCGGCAGCTAAACGGGCGGCTCGGCCCGATTCTCTGGCAGCTGCCCGGCTCGATGCGGAAGGACCTGAACCGGCTGCAGAATTTTCTGCAAACGCTGCCGCGCGATTTACCGCACGCAATGGAGTTTCGCGATCCGTCGTGGCTGGATGCCGATACGTTTGCGCTCTTGCGGGAGGCCGGGGTTGCGCAGGTGTCCGTCAGTTCGTTGCGAATGCCCGCCTGCCATGAGTTGACGGCGGGGTTCGCCTATGTCCGGTTCCACGGCCTCGAAGGCGGCGCCGCTCACGATTATACGGAGGAAGAACTCCAGCCGTGGGCTGAGTTTCTCCGCGACTGCGCGCGCCGGGGCCTTACCGGGTTTGCTTATTTCAACAACGACGTGAACACCCGCGCGCCTCAGAACGCGCTGCTGTTGATGAAAATGCTTGGCGAATGGTCAATGCCTCCGGCGTGCAGCCGTACTGATTAA
- a CDS encoding dual specificity protein phosphatase family protein → MTKPDPNTYWVLPGKLLAGEYPGHPSRAQARLKLRAFLNAGIRHFVDLTETDEALESYQPLLMAEAQNLRVAVTYVRIPIREYSVPQRPDVMRRILDTINASVKREGITYVHCWGGMGRTGLVVACWLQEHGRTADEALAELARLCETSQKSSCRPRSPETPAQVVWVRQWHRHRHTAGWAGTT, encoded by the coding sequence ATGACCAAGCCCGACCCGAATACCTATTGGGTGTTACCCGGCAAACTGCTGGCCGGTGAATACCCGGGTCACCCTTCCCGGGCACAGGCCAGGCTCAAATTGCGCGCTTTCCTGAATGCCGGGATCCGGCATTTTGTGGATCTGACCGAAACGGACGAGGCGCTGGAAAGTTACCAACCGCTTTTAATGGCTGAAGCGCAAAACCTGCGCGTGGCGGTGACGTACGTACGGATCCCGATTCGGGAGTACAGCGTGCCGCAACGGCCTGACGTCATGCGCCGGATCCTGGACACGATTAACGCCAGCGTGAAACGAGAAGGGATCACTTACGTGCATTGCTGGGGTGGCATGGGACGAACGGGCTTGGTCGTGGCCTGTTGGCTCCAGGAACACGGGCGAACTGCGGATGAGGCGCTCGCGGAACTGGCGCGTCTCTGCGAAACAAGCCAGAAAAGCAGCTGTCGCCCGCGATCCCCGGAAACTCCGGCCCAGGTGGTCTGGGTGCGGCAATGGCATCGCCACCGGCACACGGCGGGTTGGGCGGGCACAACGTAA
- a CDS encoding formate/nitrite transporter family protein, whose product MTTSQTDQPPQTGREEDKREAAEIEERIAPNAGVVYATIVRQGEDELARPNSALAFSGLAAGLSMGFSFIAEALLTAALPDAPWRNLITKFGYSFGFLIVILGRQQLFTENTLTPVLPLLDQFTWKRLVQVCKLWVVVLIANMIGVCLLALVLAKVPVLDEPVRQTLKTLGEHVFAGPIPITFARAAFAGWLIALMVWLLPFAETARVLVIILLTYLIGLGRFDHIIAGSTEKFYLLFTGAEDFGSLLFRFWLPTLLGNMCGGILLVAVLNHGQVASGK is encoded by the coding sequence ATGACTACGAGCCAGACTGATCAACCGCCCCAGACCGGGCGCGAGGAGGACAAGCGCGAGGCCGCCGAGATCGAAGAACGAATCGCGCCTAATGCCGGCGTGGTCTACGCCACCATCGTCCGTCAGGGCGAAGACGAGCTCGCACGTCCCAATTCAGCGCTGGCCTTCTCCGGGCTCGCGGCAGGTTTATCGATGGGATTTTCCTTCATCGCGGAAGCCTTGCTGACTGCCGCGCTGCCCGATGCACCCTGGCGCAACCTCATTACCAAATTCGGTTACAGCTTCGGCTTTCTGATCGTCATTCTGGGCCGGCAACAATTGTTTACGGAAAACACGCTCACCCCGGTTCTGCCGCTCCTGGACCAGTTTACCTGGAAACGGCTGGTTCAGGTCTGCAAGTTATGGGTCGTCGTCCTGATCGCCAATATGATCGGCGTCTGCCTGCTCGCCTTGGTCCTGGCCAAGGTACCGGTGCTCGACGAACCCGTGCGCCAAACGTTGAAAACGCTGGGCGAACACGTCTTTGCCGGGCCCATCCCGATCACGTTTGCCCGTGCTGCCTTCGCCGGATGGCTGATCGCCTTGATGGTCTGGCTTCTGCCCTTTGCCGAGACCGCGCGGGTGCTCGTCATTATTCTCCTGACCTATCTGATCGGGCTTGGCCGCTTCGATCACATCATCGCGGGCTCGACCGAGAAGTTCTACCTCCTTTTCACCGGGGCTGAAGACTTCGGCTCTTTACTGTTCCGATTCTGGCTGCCGACCCTGCTCGGCAACATGTGCGGCGGCATCTTGCTGGTTGCGGTGCTGAACCATGGCCAGGTCGCCTCCGGCAAGTAG